The following proteins come from a genomic window of Alosa sapidissima isolate fAloSap1 chromosome 22, fAloSap1.pri, whole genome shotgun sequence:
- the nopchap1 gene encoding uncharacterized protein C12orf45 homolog produces the protein MEERKNKQTSTSQELLSCGNGAAIHDKLLLKSKVPNGGGPSSLQTTRLPRSSVLDRLQSFLPQIAQANESLKQQMESVPAGHFDIENTDDTEKVIEMDVALVELDDSDSDAESSEADSSEDSSASEPEEKLKLPGDCKRKRRANIEVLEKDGV, from the exons atggaagagagaaaaaataagcAAACCAGCACTTCACAAGAATTACTTTCATGTGGCAATGGAGCAG CTATCCATGATAAACTGCTGTTGAAATCCAAAGTGCCTAACGGTGGTGGACCGTCCTCTCTGCAGACCACCAGACTTCCCAGAAGTAGCG TTTTGGACAGACTCCAGAGTTTTCTACCACAGATTGCTCAGGCTAATGAGTCCTTGAAACAGCAGATGGAATCAGTTCCTGCGGGTCACTTTGACATAGAAAACACCGACGATACTGAAAAAGTAATTGAAATG GATGTAGCACTTGTTGAACTGGATGACTCGGACAGCGATGCTGAATCATCGGAGGCTGACAGCTCTGAGGACTCTTCGGCCAGTGAGCCGGAAGAGAAGCTCAAACTACCCGGGGACTgtaagagaaaaagaagagccAACATTGAGGTTCTCGAGAAGGATGGAGTGTAG
- the slc41a2b gene encoding solute carrier family 41 member 2, with amino-acid sequence MNLRTTGGSSPVGSLGHSWALLSAGRVPSLLQTMVPAGYSALQEERLVMSELSGGGSGSNSAKPDVLLSNGYHHRESRSHRHLDRTSRSSLSSGDLGDGRYGETQPMLPNGELSADEDAGDAGEEEDEEDEEEMERPALGRNMPKESPLAMALQILVPFLLAGFGTVSAGMVLDVVQHWEAFKNITEIFILVPALLGLKGNLEMTLASRLSTAVNVGKMDSPIEKWNLIIGNLALKQVQATVVGFLAAVAAVVLGWIPEGKFQMSHAVLLCSSSVATAFIASLLQGIIMVGVIVGSKKTGINPDNVATPIAASFGDLITLAILAWISQGLYNCLDSHTVRVVGGVCLLPVPDAAVDGHLLQAPGQPHSALLRLGTPSSPPCSYKQHWWPHPRQDGVGSQPGWHRSLHACHQW; translated from the exons ATGAACCTCCGCACCACCGGGGGCTCCTCACCCGTGGGCAGCCTGGGCCATAGCTGGGCCCTCCTGTCCGCAGGCCGTGTGCCCTCCCTGCTGCAGACCATGGTGCCAGCGGGCTACAGTGCCCTCCAGGAGGAGCGGCTAGTCATGTCCGAGCTGAGCGGCGGCGGCAGTGGTAGCAACTCCGCCAAGCCCGATGTGTTACTAAGCAATGGCTACCACCACCGCGAGAGCCGGAGCCACCGGCATCTGGATCGTACGTCCCGCTCGTCGCTGTCGTCAGGCGACCTCGGAGACGGCCGGTACGGCGAGACGCAGCCCATGCTGCCCAATGGGGAGCTGTCGGCCGACGAGGACGCCGGAGACGCCggggaagaggaggacgaggaagacgaagaggagatggagaggccAGCCCTGGGCCGCAACATGCCCAAAGAGTCACCCCTGGCCATGGCCCTGCAGATCCTGGTGCCCTTCCTGCTGGCCGGCTTCGGCACGGTCTCGGCGGGCATGGTGCTGGATGTGGTGCAG CACTGGGAGGCTTTCAAGAACATCACGGAGATCTTCATCCTGGTTCCTGCGCTGCTAGGACTGAAGGGGAACTTGGAGATGACCCTGGCGTCTCGGCTGTCCACAGCG GTGAACGTGGGCAAGATGGACTCGCCCATCGAGAAGTGGAACCTCATCATAGGGAACCTGGCCCTCAAGCAG GTCCAGGCGACGGTGGTGGGCTTCCTGGCGGCCGTGGCGGCCGTGGTGCTGGGCTGGATCCCCGAGGGAAAGTTCCAGATGAGTCACGCCGTGCTGCTCTGCTCCAGCAGCGTGGCCACTGCCTTCATCGCCTCACTGCtccaag GCATTATCATGGTGGGTGTCATCGTGGGCTCGAAGAAAACGGGCATCAACCCAGACAATGTGGCCACGCCAATTGCTGCCAGCTTCGGTGACCTCATCACGCTGGCCATTTTGGCGTGGATCAGCCAGGGGCTTTACAATTGcctgg ACTCTCACACCGTACGTGTCGTCGGTGGTGTGTGCCTTCTTCCTGTCCCTGACGCCGCTGTGGATGGTCATCTCCTCCAAGCACCCGGCCAGCCGCACTCTGCTCTACTCCGGCTGGGAACCCCGTCATCACCGCCATGTTCATACaagcag CATTGGTGGCCTCATCCTCGACAAGACGGTGTCGGATCCCAACCTGGCTGGCATCGTAGTTTACACGCCTGTCATCAATGGTAa